One region of Candidatus Rokuibacteriota bacterium genomic DNA includes:
- a CDS encoding efflux RND transporter periplasmic adaptor subunit, which translates to MRRYRVGLALLGLAIILGVLVASRLKDQQARAVQHPRDDALVGVITPARRDLEVKLASTADILPAQQAAIFSKVSGYIRRIHADRGDLVRAGQLLVEIDDQELQAQVEQARAGLLSGQAGLQMARSTLEGHRASLENQRANLSRARAVAANDARQAERMKTLFERGLVSATDWDNARTLAESSRASVQSADAQLLVAETQIATSESQVRLAMAQVETYRATLRLAETNLSNTRLVAPFTGFVSQRNLDPGATVSAQSSGTNTSSLGILVLQDIASVRVQVEVPERQIARVTPGLAVRLGVDPYRGEVFTGRVARIVQNLDPRSRTMGIEVDIPNPDGRLKPGMFARVDLVVDRRAAALVIPVEALRLGEGKPSVMAVRGGAAQSVAVEVGLADGGWLEVVSGLAEADQVIVQGKDLVKPGQTVRAVPATGG; encoded by the coding sequence TTGAGACGCTACCGGGTCGGCCTGGCCCTGCTGGGCCTGGCGATCATCCTCGGGGTTCTCGTGGCCTCCCGGCTGAAGGATCAGCAGGCGCGCGCCGTTCAGCACCCCAGGGACGACGCCCTGGTGGGGGTCATCACGCCGGCGCGCCGCGACCTCGAGGTGAAGCTCGCCTCCACCGCCGATATCCTCCCGGCCCAGCAGGCTGCGATCTTCTCCAAGGTCTCGGGCTACATCCGCCGCATCCACGCCGACCGGGGCGATCTCGTCCGCGCCGGCCAGCTCCTCGTCGAGATCGACGACCAGGAGCTCCAGGCCCAGGTGGAGCAGGCGCGGGCCGGCCTGCTCAGCGGCCAGGCGGGGCTGCAGATGGCGCGCTCGACGCTCGAGGGCCACCGGGCGAGCCTCGAGAACCAGCGCGCCAACCTGAGCCGGGCGCGGGCCGTGGCGGCCAACGACGCCCGCCAGGCCGAGCGGATGAAGACCCTGTTCGAGCGGGGGCTGGTCTCCGCGACCGACTGGGACAATGCGCGGACGCTGGCCGAGTCCTCGCGGGCCAGCGTCCAGTCGGCCGACGCCCAGCTGCTCGTCGCCGAGACCCAGATCGCCACCTCGGAGAGCCAGGTGCGCCTGGCCATGGCGCAGGTGGAGACCTACCGCGCCACGCTCCGCCTGGCCGAGACCAACCTTTCCAACACGCGGCTCGTCGCCCCCTTCACCGGCTTCGTCTCCCAGCGCAACCTGGACCCCGGCGCCACGGTCAGCGCTCAGTCCTCGGGCACCAACACCTCGTCCCTCGGGATCCTCGTCCTCCAGGACATCGCCAGCGTGAGAGTCCAGGTCGAGGTCCCGGAGCGACAGATCGCCCGGGTCACGCCGGGGCTCGCCGTCCGCCTGGGCGTGGACCCGTACAGGGGCGAGGTCTTCACGGGACGCGTCGCCCGGATCGTTCAGAACCTCGATCCGCGGAGTCGCACCATGGGCATCGAGGTGGACATCCCCAACCCCGACGGGCGGCTCAAGCCCGGGATGTTCGCGCGGGTGGACCTGGTCGTGGACCGGCGCGCTGCCGCGCTGGTCATCCCGGTCGAGGCCCTGCGGCTCGGCGAGGGCAAGCCCTCGGTGATGGCCGTGCGCGGGGGCGCGGCGCAGTCCGTGGCCGTCGAGGTCGGCCTGGCCGACGGCGGCTGGCTCGAGGTGGTCAGCGGGCTCGCCGAGGCCGACCAGGTCATCGTCCAGGGCAAGGACCTCGTGAAGCCGGGGCAGACGGTCCGCGCCGTGCCAGCGACGGGGGGCTAG
- a CDS encoding efflux RND transporter permease subunit: MWLTLLALRNGIAVLMASLAIVLLGATSLSRTPIDLFPNINFPSIRIGTIYKGANVQDVERTVTYPIEKAVSAVAGVRHVESRSRQGISVVEVAFQWGYDLDAGLTEVVQRIQQIMNALPAGVQQPFILKFDLSNIPVCLVTVSGGGLDEKQLYDLAYNTIEPQLERVPGVASANVDGGKIRQITVNLNRDLLYAKAISVTEVARAVNDSNFLLPSGDVKLGQLDYNVFTNNQFSVVEPMEGIVVRRSGGTPIRLRDLGRVDDSWETQQSIARVNGERAVYLRVNKQPGANTVEVVDSIKAVVPKLLGVPAGVAVNLTFDQSVYIKQSIRSLWHEAALGSVLAFLVILLFLRSLVSTLIISIAIPLSLLLTMIAMYLLGQTLNVFTLGGLALAVGRLLDDSIVELENINRHLAIADKPRRLAVLDAAREVAMPIFVSTITTIVVFLPTVFLEGQARLLFIPLTFTISCSLFASFLISRTVTPLLCLHWLKGAPEAAPRRQNPLARLLGWSSSTLLRLDVVYQRALHWALGHRRLVVGGILAVLVATLGLVPLIGTEFFPASDESQFIIRVRAPVGTRVEQTERLIATMEGIVRSTLRPGEYTSMVATVGVPQGRSGLFSQNTGPHAAQLQVYLASPDRRQRNDRDIVAAIRPKLAGQFPGTTYQVQFGGIVSRVLNFGAQQAIEVESLGYELGEARTVAQKIVTAMQETAGIADVFVSREENYPQFDIVVDREKAATAGVSQRDIAQAALVSLNSNISVNPSVFTDPRTGNQYNAVVQLDEEFRARAEDLGRIFVLGDGGRPVLLGSLAEIRQGAGPVMIERKYQQRIVKISANPAGRDLGTLSAEIEERLQALPLPPGFSLQLGGQTQQQREAFGSLRFTAVLALLLVYMVMASQFRSLLDPFIIMFSVPLGMIGVIWALFLTHTTLNVTSFMGIIMMVGIVVSNGVLLVEYINELRRQGQGLLEAVVNGGRTRLRPILMTTLTTLVALFPMALGIDVGSEANAPLARAVIGGLAVSSVLTLILIPTLYVMLETRFPRRVGEASGSLAPQGETA, from the coding sequence ATGTGGCTCACCCTCCTGGCCCTTCGCAACGGCATTGCAGTCCTCATGGCCTCGCTGGCCATCGTGCTGCTCGGCGCCACCTCGCTCAGCCGGACGCCCATCGATCTCTTCCCCAACATCAACTTTCCGTCCATCCGCATCGGCACCATCTACAAGGGGGCGAATGTCCAGGACGTGGAGCGGACGGTCACCTACCCCATCGAGAAGGCGGTCTCGGCCGTGGCCGGCGTGCGTCACGTGGAATCGCGGTCGCGGCAGGGCATCTCCGTCGTCGAGGTGGCCTTCCAGTGGGGGTACGATCTGGACGCCGGGCTCACGGAGGTGGTCCAGCGGATCCAGCAGATCATGAACGCGCTCCCTGCGGGCGTGCAGCAGCCCTTCATCCTCAAGTTCGACCTCTCGAACATCCCGGTCTGCCTCGTCACCGTCTCGGGCGGCGGGCTGGACGAGAAGCAGCTCTACGACCTCGCCTACAACACCATCGAGCCCCAGCTGGAGCGGGTACCGGGCGTCGCCTCGGCCAACGTGGACGGCGGCAAGATCCGGCAGATCACCGTGAACCTGAACCGTGACCTCCTCTACGCCAAGGCCATCTCCGTCACCGAGGTCGCCAGGGCGGTCAACGACTCCAACTTCCTCCTCCCCTCGGGAGACGTGAAGCTCGGCCAGCTCGACTACAACGTCTTCACCAACAACCAGTTCTCCGTGGTGGAGCCCATGGAGGGCATCGTGGTTCGCCGGAGCGGCGGCACGCCCATCCGCCTGCGCGACCTCGGCCGCGTGGACGACTCGTGGGAAACGCAGCAGTCCATCGCCCGCGTCAACGGCGAGCGCGCCGTCTATCTCCGGGTCAACAAGCAGCCGGGGGCCAACACGGTGGAGGTGGTGGACTCGATCAAGGCGGTGGTGCCGAAGCTGCTCGGGGTGCCCGCCGGCGTGGCCGTCAACCTCACCTTCGACCAGTCGGTCTACATCAAGCAGTCGATCCGGAGCCTGTGGCACGAGGCCGCCCTGGGCTCGGTGCTGGCCTTCCTCGTCATCCTGCTCTTCCTGCGGTCGCTGGTCTCGACGCTGATCATCTCCATCGCCATTCCGCTCTCGCTGCTCCTCACGATGATCGCCATGTACCTCCTCGGGCAGACGCTCAACGTCTTCACGCTCGGGGGGCTCGCGCTGGCCGTGGGCCGCCTGCTGGACGACTCCATCGTGGAGCTGGAGAACATCAACCGCCACCTCGCCATCGCCGACAAGCCCCGGCGGCTCGCAGTGCTGGACGCCGCCCGCGAGGTGGCCATGCCGATCTTCGTCTCCACCATCACCACGATCGTGGTGTTCCTGCCCACGGTCTTCCTCGAGGGGCAGGCGCGGCTCCTCTTCATTCCCCTCACCTTCACCATCTCGTGCTCGCTCTTCGCCTCCTTCCTCATCTCGCGGACCGTCACCCCGCTCCTCTGCCTGCACTGGCTCAAGGGGGCTCCGGAGGCCGCGCCCCGACGCCAGAACCCCTTGGCCCGGCTTCTCGGCTGGAGCTCCAGCACGCTCCTGCGCCTGGACGTCGTCTACCAGCGGGCCCTGCACTGGGCCCTCGGCCACCGCCGCCTCGTGGTGGGCGGCATCCTGGCCGTCCTGGTCGCCACCCTCGGGCTCGTGCCGCTCATCGGCACGGAGTTCTTCCCGGCCTCCGACGAGAGCCAGTTCATCATCCGGGTGCGCGCGCCGGTGGGCACCCGCGTGGAGCAGACGGAGCGCCTGATCGCGACGATGGAAGGCATCGTGAGGAGCACCCTCCGGCCGGGCGAGTACACCTCCATGGTCGCCACCGTGGGCGTGCCCCAGGGACGCTCCGGCCTCTTCTCCCAGAACACCGGCCCGCACGCGGCGCAGCTGCAGGTCTACCTGGCCTCGCCGGATCGCCGTCAGCGCAACGACCGCGACATCGTGGCCGCCATCCGGCCCAAGCTCGCCGGCCAGTTCCCGGGCACCACCTACCAGGTGCAGTTCGGCGGCATCGTGAGTCGCGTCCTGAACTTCGGCGCCCAGCAGGCCATCGAGGTGGAGTCCCTGGGCTACGAGCTGGGCGAGGCCCGCACGGTGGCCCAAAAGATCGTCACCGCGATGCAGGAGACCGCCGGCATCGCCGACGTCTTCGTGAGCCGCGAGGAGAACTACCCGCAGTTCGACATCGTGGTGGACCGCGAGAAGGCGGCCACGGCGGGGGTGAGCCAGCGGGACATCGCGCAGGCGGCCCTCGTCTCGCTCAACAGCAACATCAGCGTGAACCCCTCGGTCTTCACTGACCCGCGCACGGGCAACCAGTACAACGCCGTCGTGCAGCTCGACGAGGAGTTCCGCGCGCGGGCGGAGGATCTGGGCCGCATCTTCGTCCTCGGCGACGGTGGCCGACCGGTGCTCCTGGGGAGCCTGGCCGAGATCCGCCAGGGCGCCGGGCCCGTGATGATCGAACGGAAGTACCAGCAGCGCATCGTCAAGATCTCAGCCAACCCCGCCGGGCGCGACCTGGGCACGCTGTCCGCGGAGATCGAGGAGCGTCTGCAGGCCCTGCCTCTGCCCCCGGGGTTCTCGCTCCAGCTGGGCGGCCAGACCCAGCAACAGCGCGAGGCCTTCGGCAGCCTCCGGTTCACCGCCGTCCTGGCCCTGCTCCTCGTCTACATGGTCATGGCCTCCCAGTTCCGGTCGCTGCTGGATCCGTTCATCATCATGTTCTCGGTGCCGCTGGGGATGATCGGCGTCATCTGGGCCCTCTTCCTGACGCACACGACGCTCAACGTCACCTCGTTCATGGGCATCATCATGATGGTGGGCATCGTTGTGTCCAACGGGGTGCTCCTGGTGGAGTACATCAACGAGCTTCGCCGTCAGGGTCAGGGGCTCCTCGAGGCCGTCGTGAACGGGGGGCGGACGCGCCTGCGCCCCATCCTCATGACCACCCTCACGACACTGGTCGCGCTCTTCCCCATGGCGCTGGGCATCGACGTGGGGAGCGAGGCCAATGCGCCCCTGGCCCGCGCCGTCATCGGAGGGCTGGCGGTGTCCAGCGTGCTCACGCTCATCCTGATCCCGACGCTCTACGTTATGCTCGAGACGCGCTTCCCGCGCCGTGTCGGGGAAGCTTCCGGGTCACTGGCCCCCCAAGGAGAGACCGCATGA